ACCTCTTGAAGTCCAGCGAGTGTAATCTCTTATAATAACATTTTTTGAGGGAAGATTTACACCATACATGAGGCTAGGAGTGGCAGTTATCATATAAAGATTTCCAGCACGAAATTCATTTTCAATTATCTCCCTTTGCTTGTCAAAAAGACCGGCATGATGAAATCCAATTCCATTTTCAACACATTCAGCTAATTTCAAGCATATTGAAGTTGGTTTAGAACCTCTTTTTCTGGGCACGTCCAGTATTTTCTCTGCCACACTTCTAAATGCCAGTTTTTTATCTCTTGGAATCTTTTTCTTTACTTTTCCTGAGATATAATTTGCCAGTGATTCAGTAAATCTTCTGGTGGACACGAAAACAAGTATTTGGGATGAATCTTCAATTGATTCATTTAAAACCTTTAAAACAATATCATTTTTGTTTTTTAGTTCATATTCTTCTGTTATTAAAACATCTTTATATAATGGAACTGGTCTAAAATCATGCTCCACAACTTCTGCATTTAACCAGCTTGAAAGCTCATGCATATTCTTTAGTGTTGCTGAAAGTGCAATAATTCTTAGTGATGGATTGATTATTTTTGATCGTGTTATTGCACATTCAATTGTAGGGCCTCGTGAGTATTCACCAATCATGTGAAATTCATCAATAATCAAAAGATCTATTTCACGCAGGTTATTCCATGAAAAACGGGTGAGGGCATCAAAGGATTCAAAAACCATAACTGAGAAATCTGAAGATCGAGGATGCTTACCAACACTTATACCAAATTTTTCAAACATTTTAAACTCTGCAATCTTCTCATTCTGTATGGAAATGAGTGGTGCAGCATAAACTACCTTTCCACCTTTTAAAATAGCATTTAATGCAGCTATTACTCCAAGTAATGTTTTACCACTTGCTGTAGGAATTGCTATTATATAATTAGCATTATTTTCAAGTAAACCAGAATTTAAAACCGCAATTTGTGCAGGATTCAGCTCTTTAATCTGGGGATAACAATCAGTTATTATATCTTTGATATTTTTATCTAAATTTTCCATGTTGATCAAATTAGTTATTTGATGTTTTATATTATTTTAAATCATTGTAGTCAAAATTATAAAATCAACTTTAAAAATTTGATGATTCAAATGATTTTCAATTGATATCACCCCGTTTTATGAAGTTTTAAAAGAATTTAAATAATAATGCGTCCTATAATATTTTCAAGGGATTAATGGAGGAATTTTTTGGAAAATAATTCTAATACTTCTAAAATAGGCTGGATGGCCCTTATACTTGTTTCTTTATCTTCATTCATCATTGCACTTGATTCTACTTTTATGAACGTGGCCATATCAAATCTAGTAGTTGATCTGGACACCACTGTAGGGGTTATACAGATAATTATCACTGTTTATGCCCTGACAATGGCTTCATTGATGCTTCTAGGAGGTAAGATGCAAGATGTGGTGGGCAGGAAAAACGCATTCCTTGCCGGTGCTGTTATTTATGGGATCGGGACCGCCATAGCCTCTTTAAGCATTAATGCAACCATGCTCCTAATAGGATGGTCTATCTTAGAAGGTATAGGGGCAGCGCTGATGACACCAGCCACAGCCTCCATCATTACAGGAACCTACAGTGGAAAGAACCGTGCATTTGCGCTGGGAATATGGACAGCAATTGCAAGTGTGGGGGCAGCAGTTGGCCCTCTCATAGGGGGATTTTTAACCACATTCTTCAGCTGGAGATGGGGCTTTGGGCTTGAACTTGTCATTGTAATAGTTGTACTGGCATTTTCACAAAAACTGAAATATTTCCCTCCATCGATGAAACTAAGAGACATAGATAAATTGAGTGTGCTGCTGTCTTCTGTAGGAATTCTTATACTTGTTCTTGGAATTTTAAGTCTTAATTCAGTTAAAAACTTGGAAATATCCATATTGATGATGGGAGCAGGGATAATCTTTCTGATAATATTCTACTTATGGGAGAAAAAATTAATTAACCGAAACATAAGACCTCTTACTGATATCAGGTTGTTTAAAAACAGGAATTTTACTCTGGGAAACATTACCCGGCTGATAATGCAATTGGCACTTGCAGGGGCTGTTTTTGTGTTACCTGTCTTTTTACAGCAGGTAACCGGTGCTGACGCATTTACAACAGGTCTTGTTATTTTACCATTAACCATTGGACTTTTGGTCTTTGCAATAGCATCATCCCGGATATCAACCCGAATTGCACCTCACTACCTAATTTCGATTGGATTTTTATTAGCATTAGCAGGTAGTTATTTCCTTAGTTTCCAGTTCAACTTGAACACCCAGATAATTGATATTATTCCTGGAACATTACTCTTAGGTATAGGATTGGGCCTAGCACTGCCAATAACTGGTGATATAGTATTATCGTCTGCAGGAGCAGATAAGCAGTCAGACGCATCAGGGATTATATCCACAAGTGCAAGTCTAGGATCATCCATGGGAACTGCCATTATAGGGATAATTCTAATTCTTGGAATCATCAATGGAATATATATCGCAGTTGATCAGACATTTCCAAACGAATTTAGCAAAGATGAGATCAGGCAAGGCTTGATACAGTATACACAAAAAATGGGAACTACCAATATAACAAGTTTAAAAGGAAATGAAACTTCCAATGCATATAAAATTGTAAACAAAACCGTTAACAATGCAATGAAAACTACATTTGACTTTGTGTCTGTTATCTTCTTAATTGGCTTCATAATTTCACTCTTTATAAGGCCATTGAACCGGAAGCGAACAGGTTAAAATTTATTTTATTTTTTAATTATCTTACGAATTAATTTGTTTCTCTTTAAAATTAAATAGGAGTTATTTAAAGGAAAATTATATTAAAAAGTAAAATAATATGATTATAGTAGTTATGGAGGTATCAAAAATGGTAAATTGGGCAGCAGTAGTGGTAGGGTTTATTTTATCAGTAATTTTATCTTCGCTTTTTAGCGTAGGTGGCGCATTTGGTGTTTATCTGGGGCTATTTATTGCAGGATTGACTGTTGGTTTGATGGTTGGCGATGGTGCCCTTAATGGGGCGTGGAATGCCGCTGTAGCCGGCGCTTTTGGAGGAATAGTGCTGGGTATATTGGCCGTAATTGTGGGAACCTTATTCGGCGGTGTTGCAGGATTTTTTGCAGGATTAGCAGTAGGATTTGTGCTAATAATAGTTTCAATAATCCAATCGTTAATTTTAATGGGAATTGGCGGAGCTATTGGCGGAGCTATAAAAGGCGACTAAAATCAAAATTAAAATAAAATAATTTCTTTTTTTATATTACAAACTATTTTTTCTCTTTTTTAACAACAACTATATCTGAAATTCGTGTTGATGGATATTGTCCATTGTCATCTTTTTCAACACTTTTTACCATGTCCCATATTGTTAAAAGGGCCACACTCACACCAGTAATTGCTTCCATTTCAACACCTGTTTTTCCAAGGGAAGTAACGCTAACTTCAACTTCAATAGTTTCTTTATTCAAATCAAAGCCCACATCAACTCCTGTAATCTTAAGGGAGTGACATAAAGGAATTAGATGATGTGTAGATTTTACAGCACCGATAGCTGCAATTTGGGCGGTTGTAAGTACATTTCCCTTTTTTATCTCTTCTTTTTCAATTAATTCAATTGTTTCTTTTTTTAAATGGATTTTACCTTGTGCTATAGCTGTTCTTTTTACAACAGGTTTATCTGAAACCTCTACCATGTGAACGCCTTTATCTGAAAGGTGTGTAAATGATTTATTATTCATTAAATTTTCTCCTATAAAACCAGTAAAATGTATGTTATTCTGTTGATGTTTTTAAAATTTATAACTTAAGTATTTTTTATTTAGGATTAATTCTATTTTATTTCACTGATTATTGTTTACGTTCTCATTGCGATGTATCAAATACACTTAGAATCGGGTAAAGGTAATAGATATATATGTCCTTGAGTACCAACATTCATTAGTAATATTATAATGGGTATAAAGGAGGTTTTTCGGATATGAAATTGTTGAAAGTGTTAATTGGATTTTTTTTGATTTTTGGAATTTTTGCCATGTCTGGAACTGTATTTGCAAACAATTCTCCAAATGTGGATAGCTGTGTTTCAGCATATATGGTCCCTGATGCGACATTAACTGCTGCGTCTGTTCCTTTACTTAAAGGAGGAGGGGGCGGAGGTAGAGGTGGCGGTAGTTCAGCTGGCAAGGCAGCTGGCAAGGTAGCCGGTAAATCTGGAGATTTATCCGCGTTTGGTTGGTTTGAATGGCTTTTTATTGCTGTAGCAATTATTATAATTGTTATTGTAGCGATCATATATGGAAAAACAATAGCAAACTGGAGTAGAAGGAATAAGATAATTTTAGGAGTAGTTATACTTTTACTAATTACTGTACCTACATATGTCTATTTCACCGCAGCAGAGGATATCACTGTTACCAGTGTTACTTCTAAAAATTCAAGTTGGGAAATAATAAATTATAAAGCTTACAGAAACACATTTTCAGGCACAGATGTAATATTTGGAGGTTATGTAAAAAATAATGGAGCTACATCTGCAGAATATGTTCAAGTAAATGCAACAGGATATGATGCAGCTGGAAATGTTGTTACAAATGACACTTTCTATGTTGATGATACGATATTGCCTGGTGGTAATTCACCATTTGGTTATCTTGGATCCAAATATGGTGGTTACTTAGAAGACCCTCAAAAGAAGATAGTAAGTATTAAATTGGAGGCATTTAAAACCTCATGGACATTTTGATATAAATATTGGGATTTAAAATAGGGTTTGACGCGGTAATAAACAGTTCATACACCATATAATCATAATACGTATGTATTATGATTTATTTAATATTTTGCCGTCCATTCGAACTATAATAACATCAAAATCAATATTAAATCTTTCATGGCAACGTTCTTCAATTGATTTAGCTATTTCGTTGAATATGTCCAATGTCATTTTTTCTTTATCTAAAATATCAATCATATCTTCAGTGGTTTTGGATTTAAAAATTTCATTAATTAAATCTTTATTTGCACCTAAAAGTCCACAATATGCTGCTATTATTTCATGTCTTCCATCAGCAACACTGTTTTTTGTATTAAAAATCCCTGCAGCAATTTTAATAAGCTTTCCTGCATGTCCTAATAAAATAATTTTTTGAACTCCCTTTTCGTGGGCTTTTTCAAGCATAAAGCCTACAAAATTTCCCATTTGAATGATCTGGTCTTTTTCAACGTCTAAAATTTTAAGAGCGATACCTTCTCCAATATTGCCGGGAACAAAAACCAAGTTTTTATATCCTTCAGCAACTGCAACGTCGATTTGACACGCTAAAGATTCCTTATATGCCTTTGAGGACATGGGTCTTGCAATACCTGTTGTTCCGAGGATAGAAATTCCGCCAATTATTCCCAGGCGCGAATTCATTGTTTTTTGGGCAACTTCTTCCCCATCAGGAGCATATATTGTTATTTCAGCTCCTTTATCTTCAGGGAGTAATTTACGAAGATTAGATTTTATCATCTGCATTGGAACAGGATTTATCGCATGTTTACCCACAGGAACCTGTAAACCGGGCTTTGTAACTATACCAATGCCCTTTCCACCTATAATTTCAATAGTTTTATCATTGGTTATCCTGACATCAGCACATATTTTAATGTTTTTAGTAACATCAGGGTCGTTATAGGGCATTTTTATAATGCATGCCTTTCCAGAATTAGAATTTAATTTTAAAGAAGAATTAACATGAATTTTAAGAATTCCAAAGGGAGATTCAATATTTATATAAGAAGTAGGGTTGTTATTTATGGCCATTAACGCTGCAACAGCAGCTGCAGTTGCTACACTTCCTGTAGTAATCCCATAAGGGGAATTTTTACTATTAATATTTAATTCCCCTGTAGTTTGTTTTTAAGCTCTTTATTAAGAGTTTCACTGTGGATTTCCATTTTGCATAGTATTAGCTTGGTTTTTGCATTTCTTCTTTAATAGCTTTTTCCAGCTCAACTTTTTCTGGAGCGCCTACAAATTTAACTACTCCATTTATAGCAACTGCTGGAACTGCCATTAAGCCATATTCTATTGCTTTTTCACGATCTTGCATTATATCGATTTTTTCAACTTCAATATCGTCTTGCATATCTTTTTTTACTGCATCAACAACTTCTATGGCCATAGGGCAGTATGGACATGAAGGAGATGTAAATACTTCAACTTTGACAGTCATTTTAATATCCTCCATCATAATTACTAATTTTAAATTTAGAATCACTTAATTTTAAACTGTTTAGATTAAATATTTGGATTTGTTATAATTTAAAGTTATTGTCACTCAATTTAATAGAGGGCATTTTTAAGTGTATCTTCTTGTATCAAGCTTCCGATTCCTTTTCCAATGGAATATCCGATTTTAGATGAAATTGTGTTTAAAAAGTCGTTAAACGATTGTGGTGGAGTCATGGTAATTACTTCATAAGATCCACTGATTCCGGCCATTTTTGCTGCCGTATCAAGTGCGTCGTCTTTACTTCCAGTTTCATCAATTAATTTAAGTTCTTTAGCCTGTGCACCTGTAAATACTTGTCCTTCGGCAATACTTTTTACATAATTTTTGTCTAATTTTCTGTTTTCAGCTACTATGGAAATGAAATTATCGTGCTCGTCATCAACCATCTTTTGAAGCATAGCTTTTTCTTCTGCAGTTAAATTACGGTAATCAGCACCCATATCTTTGTATTTACCGCCTTTAATGGCATATTTATCAATACCAAGCTTTTTATATAGATCGGAAAGGTTAGTTATATCTAATATTACTCCTATACTTCCAACCCATGAAGATCGACTGGCAACAATCTTGTCAGCGGCTGACGCTAGAAGATAGGCACCTGATGCACCAGTATCACTTATCCATGCTACGACTGGTTTGTCACATTTTTTGATAGCATTCATGATTTCTTCACTGGCAACTGGCGTTCCACCGGGGCTGTTAATATCAAGAACAATTGCACTTACACTACTGTCTGCGTCCGCTTGTTTAAGCTGTTCTTTTATGACTTCTGGATTTACAACATCTCCACCAAGTATGTTGCTTTGACCATAGGCAATTTCCCCATTAATAGGTATAACTGCTATTGTTCCTCCAAATGAAGATCCAAGTAGAGCTATTGCTCCTATTATAAGAACAACTAAAACTAAGAATCCGCTTATGCCGATTATTAATAATTTGATATTGTTATCCATAAACATCACATTGAATTTTTATACTATAGAATTTATATTATTACAATTAAATTTAATTATGCATTCTATTGCATATAAATTATTAAAGATTACATAAAATTAGAATTTATTTTTCAACTTAAATTTTATTATTTGGATTTATTTCTCTTTTAAAATTGATTTTCTGGTTCGAAGTTTTGTTATAATTAACTTATCAATTATTCTTCAATTATTAATTTCTTAATCAAATATATTTATTTTAATGATAAAAATCATTTTTTGTCTACAAATCGCATAATATTCAATTTCAAAAGTTTTTAAAACATTACAATGTATATCATTGGATTTTTGTGGATTTATTATCTCAGGGTAATATTTTCGATGTTATAGCTAATTTTTTAGTACGAACTCCTATTCATAATCAATGTATACACTTCATAAGATTTTAAGTTTGTTTAATCACCTTCATAACTTGATTAGATAGTAATTCTTTTCTAAAATTTGCTAATATCAGTGCAAACTTTATATACTAAAATGACTAGTAATTATAAAATAACCTATGGTCACTTAGTGACTGTAGGTTAGTGCTGGGTAAAATCTTTATCAGCAGGAATGGAAAAGAAAAATAGCAAATTTAGATGCTATTTTAACTTCTTTTCAAGGCTACAGCAAGTTTAAGGATAATATTAAATCAATCTAATCATATTGAGTCGTTTTTCCCTCCAAGAGAACATAAAACTGAAATGTATTCAGTTTACTCAGTAAATTTTGAAATATTTGTAAAAAGTCGCTTGTAGCTTTTTAAATTTCAAATATCAGTTTCATTATAAAATGAAAAAAATTTAAAGAGTTGAAGAAAATACTATCGAAATCTTCGATTTCGAAACACGAGAAACGAAGTTTTTCGTAAGCTACGTGTTTTCTGAACGCAAAAAATTAAAAAATTTTGAGGTTGAGAAAAATCTTCGATTTTTCGAACCACAATAATAAAAAATTTTGAGGTTGAAGGAAAAATTCCATTTTTCCTGAACCACATAAATAAAAAATTTATGAGGTGTAAAAGTTATGCCAACATATGAAGACAAAATAGACCTATATGGGGTTGACGGAAAGCTTTTAGAAGAAAATGTTCCTTTAGAAGCAGTAAGTCCAATGATAAACCCAACAATCGAAAAAATAGTGCATGAAGTAAAACGTTCAGTTGCTGTTAACCTATCAGGGATAGAAACTGCCCTGGAAAAAGCAGCTTACGGTGGAAAATCAAATTTTGTTCCTGGAAGAGAATTGAAAATACCAATCGTAGAGAATGTCGATGTAATATCTGAAAAAATTACAAAAATGATTCAGGTAGAAGAAGATGACGACTTCAA
This portion of the Methanobacterium sp. genome encodes:
- a CDS encoding DEAD/DEAH box helicase; amino-acid sequence: MINMENLDKNIKDIITDCYPQIKELNPAQIAVLNSGLLENNANYIIAIPTASGKTLLGVIAALNAILKGGKVVYAAPLISIQNEKIAEFKMFEKFGISVGKHPRSSDFSVMVFESFDALTRFSWNNLREIDLLIIDEFHMIGEYSRGPTIECAITRSKIINPSLRIIALSATLKNMHELSSWLNAEVVEHDFRPVPLYKDVLITEEYELKNKNDIVLKVLNESIEDSSQILVFVSTRRFTESLANYISGKVKKKIPRDKKLAFRSVAEKILDVPRKRGSKPTSICLKLAECVENGIGFHHAGLFDKQREIIENEFRAGNLYMITATPSLMYGVNLPSKNVIIRDYTRWTSRGPQSIPVFDYEQMSGRAGRPGYDTEGYSYLIAKTMDEAYNLKDHYVYGEIEVTSSKLIENKDAVFRQIIAQVASSLSKNPQELTEFFNETFYGFQMNNNNFGALSVDAMEYEMNNALEFLIQNGIIQLTPEGLKATDFGNLIARSNYSVETAVRLKEYAKRDEIDKYQLIYDISRTPDMPKISFKSRKSKEPVRDKLNDNGVFAVDIGNDEATAAALMEWMDERSEYGIENAFNVYAATTRRAAYEASRMVKFFKEICHVLNIYSYSDDLDKLSARLYYGVREDIIPLVISVKRLGRKRARALVKAFGTDLRWVSQNELTKIDGIGPKIAEAIKNKFSDE
- a CDS encoding MFS transporter encodes the protein MALILVSLSSFIIALDSTFMNVAISNLVVDLDTTVGVIQIIITVYALTMASLMLLGGKMQDVVGRKNAFLAGAVIYGIGTAIASLSINATMLLIGWSILEGIGAALMTPATASIITGTYSGKNRAFALGIWTAIASVGAAVGPLIGGFLTTFFSWRWGFGLELVIVIVVLAFSQKLKYFPPSMKLRDIDKLSVLLSSVGILILVLGILSLNSVKNLEISILMMGAGIIFLIIFYLWEKKLINRNIRPLTDIRLFKNRNFTLGNITRLIMQLALAGAVFVLPVFLQQVTGADAFTTGLVILPLTIGLLVFAIASSRISTRIAPHYLISIGFLLALAGSYFLSFQFNLNTQIIDIIPGTLLLGIGLGLALPITGDIVLSSAGADKQSDASGIISTSASLGSSMGTAIIGIILILGIINGIYIAVDQTFPNEFSKDEIRQGLIQYTQKMGTTNITSLKGNETSNAYKIVNKTVNNAMKTTFDFVSVIFLIGFIISLFIRPLNRKRTG
- a CDS encoding DUF5518 domain-containing protein; amino-acid sequence: MVNWAAVVVGFILSVILSSLFSVGGAFGVYLGLFIAGLTVGLMVGDGALNGAWNAAVAGAFGGIVLGILAVIVGTLFGGVAGFFAGLAVGFVLIIVSIIQSLILMGIGGAIGGAIKGD
- the moaC gene encoding cyclic pyranopterin monophosphate synthase MoaC yields the protein MNNKSFTHLSDKGVHMVEVSDKPVVKRTAIAQGKIHLKKETIELIEKEEIKKGNVLTTAQIAAIGAVKSTHHLIPLCHSLKITGVDVGFDLNKETIEVEVSVTSLGKTGVEMEAITGVSVALLTIWDMVKSVEKDDNGQYPSTRISDIVVVKKEKK
- the cbiD gene encoding cobalamin biosynthesis protein CbiD, producing the protein MNSKNSPYGITTGSVATAAAVAALMAINNNPTSYINIESPFGILKIHVNSSLKLNSNSGKACIIKMPYNDPDVTKNIKICADVRITNDKTIEIIGGKGIGIVTKPGLQVPVGKHAINPVPMQMIKSNLRKLLPEDKGAEITIYAPDGEEVAQKTMNSRLGIIGGISILGTTGIARPMSSKAYKESLACQIDVAVAEGYKNLVFVPGNIGEGIALKILDVEKDQIIQMGNFVGFMLEKAHEKGVQKIILLGHAGKLIKIAAGIFNTKNSVADGRHEIIAAYCGLLGANKDLINEIFKSKTTEDMIDILDKEKMTLDIFNEIAKSIEERCHERFNIDFDVIIVRMDGKILNKS
- a CDS encoding MJ0307 family thioredoxin: MTVKVEVFTSPSCPYCPMAIEVVDAVKKDMQDDIEVEKIDIMQDREKAIEYGLMAVPAVAINGVVKFVGAPEKVELEKAIKEEMQKPS
- the sppA gene encoding signal peptide peptidase SppA; this translates as MDNNIKLLIIGISGFLVLVVLIIGAIALLGSSFGGTIAVIPINGEIAYGQSNILGGDVVNPEVIKEQLKQADADSSVSAIVLDINSPGGTPVASEEIMNAIKKCDKPVVAWISDTGASGAYLLASAADKIVASRSSWVGSIGVILDITNLSDLYKKLGIDKYAIKGGKYKDMGADYRNLTAEEKAMLQKMVDDEHDNFISIVAENRKLDKNYVKSIAEGQVFTGAQAKELKLIDETGSKDDALDTAAKMAGISGSYEVITMTPPQSFNDFLNTISSKIGYSIGKGIGSLIQEDTLKNALY